The DNA segment GAATAGAGTAAGCAAAGTTGAATAGCTCCGTATCGAGAAATGGACTTCGGTTTTCCAAGGAATAATACATAGAATTCAAATCATCCTCATGTAGTATCACTGGCACGACCTCCTCAAACAGCTCATTAAGCATGCTGTTTCGAAGCAGCGAATCACAGAAATTGTTTTCGGTAAATTCTTCAAAAAATGGCTCTATAAGAAACTCTGAAAAAACGTCTCTATTGAGATAATGATGCTCTCTTACGGTAGGGTCTTCTACGTAAAGGAGTGGGTTCTTCAAATATGGATTTCTAACTATAGGCGCTAAATATCGCTGCCAGTCAGCTAATGCGGTTTTAAATCTCCAGTCCCGCCTAATTTCGTATAAGTGGAGACTAAAATGATCATAGTACCCAGTAAAAAGCTCATCCGCTGCTGTGCCGGAAATGACAACCTTATAGCCGCATTTCGAAATTTCACGCGACAGAAAAGAGTGAATATAGTACGAAATCGTAGAAATTGGACTATCGTGATACTTAATTAGGGCCCGTAGATTATCTATTGATGTTTCTTTTTCTAGATGAATAAGAGTATTTCTACAGCCTACATCCCTAACGGTTGTTTCTATGTTGTCTAATTCGTTATACCTCTCATCTGGATCGACGATAGAGAAGGAATGAACATTTGTATTGAAGCATTTTTTCGCAATCGATACCAATGCACCTGAGTCGACTCCGCCACTTAGACAAAATGCTATGGGAACGTCGGATCGCAATCGAAGCCTGAGGCTGTTGATTAGCTTATCCCTAATACCGCTTACTGCTTCCTCTCGTGACATCTCGCGCGGCCTAACGGATGGCGCCCAATACCTCTTGCTGGAAATCTCGGAACTAGACGTCACAACTATGTTCGTGGCATAAGGAACTTCCTTAACTGTGCAAAAAAAAGTTTCATTGCCCTTATATAGTGACTTGTATCCATTAACTAAATAGCGAAAAACCTGATTGTTATTTATAGCAAAAGTTTTATTGGCTAAGGATCTGAGAAATTTTATTTCTGAGCCAAAAAAAAATCCATCCTTGTCTTCAACGTAATATAGTGGCTTTTCAGCAAACCTATCTCGGGAGATAAATAGGCAGTGCCTATTGCGATCGTATACGGCGAATGCCCACATTCCCTCAAAATAGTTGACACATTCTTCTCCGAACTCTGCATATGTCGCTAACAACACTTCCGTATCTGATTGAGTAATGAACTCGTGCCCAAGGGTGACTAACCGAGCTCGCAGTTCCAGGTAATTATAAATTTCGCCGTTAAAAATTACAGTAAGCGCATCTCGCGTAAATGGCTGATTTGAGCGGGCCTCTAAGTCTATTATACTCAGGCGTGAGTGCAGTAGATATACTCTAGTGTCATTGTCTTGAATGTCTAGATAGGCCTGATTGTCTGGGCCTCGGTTCTGCATTAGCGCTAGAGTTTGCTCTATGTCTTTCTTTGCAAGCTCGCGTTTACCGATAAATCCAGCTATGCCACACATATGCACCAGATTGCTTTTATGCAATATCCTCGAGAATGATTCTCGTTCCCTTCCCAATGTCACGATTTAGGCGCTTGCCTATTAGTAAATGCTCCTGGCCCGGAGAAAGACCGTCTCGTGGGCGCACCCAGCTTAAGTCGGTCTCCGCAATGATGTCGTCCTTAGCGAGGTCTCTTGCGGCAACGATTGATCGCCTAACTTTATTCTTGTTCTCTAGCTCGCATTCTTGCAAAACCTTGCCCAGATGGCCAAGCATGATCTCGACATTCCTCACTTCTTCTACTAGTGCTTGTAAGTCTTTCGGGTCAGCCGACAGTTGATGATCGCGAAACGAGGAGTAATTCTTATCTATTGTGAAGTGCTTCTCAATAACTCGTGCTCCTAAGGCCACCGCACTAATAGCTGCTCGATTTCCCAGGCTGTGATCGGAGTATCCAACAACATCATGTATCTCTAGCAATTTGGGTATAGCGAGCAAATTTACCTGCTCAGCGGGAGTGGGGTAACTGCATACGCAATGTAGTATCGCTAATCCAGGATTAGCTGTGCCACATTGCTGCCATTTGGAAAGTATGAAGTTCTTTGTGACTTTTATCTCGTTAATGTCACTAAGACCGGTAGAAATGATAATTGGCTTTCCTGTTTGACAAATCTTTTCTATTAACGGGTAAAAATCATTGTCCCCAGAAGCTATTTTAAAGGCTGGAACCAACTCATTTAAGAAATCAACGCTACTCCTGCAAAATGGCGTTGAGAGGAACATGACCCCTAACTGCTTGGCCTTGTCGCTAAGGCTGGCAAACTGCTCGGGCGAAAGCTGAAACTTCGATAGCTGTTTTATTCTAGCGGAATCCTTAACTGAAACTAGTTTATCAGGAACGATTGTCTGAAACTTTACGGCATCTGCTCCGGCCTCGGCAGCCTTTGCGATGAGCTCTTCAGCTAGTGCATAGTCGCCTTCGTGACTATTGCCAATTTCAGCAATGATCAGTACTTTTTTGCAAAGGTCGAAATTAGCTATTTTCACTCGAGATCAATCCTAAAGGGATTTGTACCATTGTATATACTTTTTAAAGCCCGCCTCAATCGGAAACTGAGGGCTGTATCCCAGCAACCGTTTTGCCTTCTCCACTGATAGAGTTCCCCTATCTGGCATCAGGCGGTCTCGCTCTTTGTAGTGGATGTTGAGCTGTGGAAAATATTCCTGCACGACAAGTGCTAGTTCCGACATCGAACGAGATTCACCGTATGTTAGATTAAAGGTTTGGTTGTGAGAGTTGTCGTTCTCGATTACCAAACGAAGGCCCTGCGTCAGATCATCAATATAGGTAAAATCCAAGCGATCTGACCCATCCCCATTTACGGTAATATCGATATTATTTAGGGCGTTTTCAACAAAAATTTGTCCAACTCGCCTGCTCACGCAGCGTTCGCCATACAGGGCCGATGGCCTTACGATAGTATAGTTAAGACTAAACACCTGGTTATAGGCAATAACTATTTTCTCGCCAGCGTACTTGAGCGCACCGTAAATGCCAAGAGGACTACAAACAGTATCCTCCGTAACTTCGCCGGAAATGAAATTTCCGTACACCATGCTCGAGGAGAAAAAAATAAAATGGTTGGTTCTACTCCTAGCTAAATCCAGTGAATTTTCAAGGGTGCGCAAGCTGTGATCGAATGTATTATATGGATCCTTATTGGAGCGATCGGCATGGGCTACTGCTGCTAATAGGATTATTACGTCTGGCTCGATTTTGTCTATTAAGTGACATAGTTGATGATACTCTCTAGCATCTTGGACGATAACTGGAATGTCATATTCTTCCAGGAGGGTTAACCTAGCTCTAAGTAGATTTCTATAAAAGGACTTGTTGGCAATTTCGTTTTCGGCTGACGAAAAAGAAAGAATATTGTTTACCCCTAAACTGTCTATTATATATGGCTGATGACCATGTTCTTTTAGATGTATTGCCAGGTTGTGACCAATGAAACCAGCTCCACCGATAAGAGCTATACTCTTTGCCTTAGCCATTTTTTCAAACCCTTATAATAATGTCCTTTACCGCATTAGCTAGGTTAACAATGTCCTCTTCGCTTAAATGAGGCCCAACTGGAAGTGCAACTGATGAATTGCTAATCCAACTTGCAACGGGAAAACTACTGTCGATTGAATAACCGTACTTCTCACTATAATATGTTAGATGAGGTACTGGGTGTGGGTAGTATACACTAGAGCCAAAACCTCTTGCCTTCAGTCCTTCAATTATGTCGACTCGTTTTGGAGTGAGCCTATCGTTAAGCATGGCAGAGAGGCAATAATGACTACTTACAAAGTCCCCATGCGAGGATTGAAGCAATGTTAGTTCATCGATATCCTTCAGGCAGGATTCTAACAAGTTGTAGTTGCGTTCGCGGACTGC comes from the Deltaproteobacteria bacterium genome and includes:
- a CDS encoding NAD(P)-dependent oxidoreductase, with translation MAKAKSIALIGGAGFIGHNLAIHLKEHGHQPYIIDSLGVNNILSFSSAENEIANKSFYRNLLRARLTLLEEYDIPVIVQDAREYHQLCHLIDKIEPDVIILLAAVAHADRSNKDPYNTFDHSLRTLENSLDLARSRTNHFIFFSSSMVYGNFISGEVTEDTVCSPLGIYGALKYAGEKIVIAYNQVFSLNYTIVRPSALYGERCVSRRVGQIFVENALNNIDITVNGDGSDRLDFTYIDDLTQGLRLVIENDNSHNQTFNLTYGESRSMSELALVVQEYFPQLNIHYKERDRLMPDRGTLSVEKAKRLLGYSPQFPIEAGFKKYIQWYKSL
- a CDS encoding N-acetylneuraminate synthase family protein, giving the protein MKIANFDLCKKVLIIAEIGNSHEGDYALAEELIAKAAEAGADAVKFQTIVPDKLVSVKDSARIKQLSKFQLSPEQFASLSDKAKQLGVMFLSTPFCRSSVDFLNELVPAFKIASGDNDFYPLIEKICQTGKPIIISTGLSDINEIKVTKNFILSKWQQCGTANPGLAILHCVCSYPTPAEQVNLLAIPKLLEIHDVVGYSDHSLGNRAAISAVALGARVIEKHFTIDKNYSSFRDHQLSADPKDLQALVEEVRNVEIMLGHLGKVLQECELENKNKVRRSIVAARDLAKDDIIAETDLSWVRPRDGLSPGQEHLLIGKRLNRDIGKGTRIILEDIA
- the asnB gene encoding asparagine synthase (glutamine-hydrolyzing); amino-acid sequence: MCGIAGFIGKRELAKKDIEQTLALMQNRGPDNQAYLDIQDNDTRVYLLHSRLSIIDLEARSNQPFTRDALTVIFNGEIYNYLELRARLVTLGHEFITQSDTEVLLATYAEFGEECVNYFEGMWAFAVYDRNRHCLFISRDRFAEKPLYYVEDKDGFFFGSEIKFLRSLANKTFAINNNQVFRYLVNGYKSLYKGNETFFCTVKEVPYATNIVVTSSSEISSKRYWAPSVRPREMSREEAVSGIRDKLINSLRLRLRSDVPIAFCLSGGVDSGALVSIAKKCFNTNVHSFSIVDPDERYNELDNIETTVRDVGCRNTLIHLEKETSIDNLRALIKYHDSPISTISYYIHSFLSREISKCGYKVVISGTAADELFTGYYDHFSLHLYEIRRDWRFKTALADWQRYLAPIVRNPYLKNPLLYVEDPTVREHHYLNRDVFSEFLIEPFFEEFTENNFCDSLLRNSMLNELFEEVVPVILHEDDLNSMYYSLENRSPFLDTELFNFAYSIPTVHLIEHGYGKYLLREAMNGLLNDKVRLDRQKKGFNASVESVFDLGSADFRHWLLDDSPIYRLVSKSRIENLLKDNALPNSYSKFLFNFINSKLFFELY